The Bacillus vallismortis genome window below encodes:
- a CDS encoding YvzF family protein, translated as MAQVRLAGKQEEIEQLIKSFEKNYDVSYTSKEYGRTNPKYKYSKDSRVYLELKLKSAKIEK; from the coding sequence GTGGCGCAGGTAAGACTCGCAGGAAAACAAGAAGAAATCGAACAGCTCATCAAATCTTTTGAAAAGAATTATGATGTCTCCTATACATCAAAGGAGTACGGCAGGACGAATCCAAAGTACAAATATTCAAAGGATTCCCGTGTATATCTTGAATTAAAATTAAAATCAGCCAAGATCGAAAAATAA
- the spxO gene encoding anti-adapter protein SpxO, with product MRELDEMISRLRNRGIKVEKVKYPKQTLSEKKWVHQCKQPLKTKYRDFNGYSFT from the coding sequence ATGAGAGAATTGGACGAAATGATCAGCCGCTTGCGAAACAGAGGAATTAAAGTGGAAAAAGTCAAATATCCAAAGCAAACTTTGTCAGAGAAAAAATGGGTTCATCAATGTAAACAGCCGCTCAAAACAAAGTACAGAGATTTTAACGGCTATTCTTTCACATGA
- the liaR gene encoding two-component system response regulator LiaR, which yields MIRVLLIDDHEMVRMGLAAFLEAQPDIEVIGEAADGSEGVRLAAELSPDVILMDLVMEGMDGIEATKRICRELPDPKIIVLTSFIDDDKVYPVIEAGALSYLLKTSKAAEIADAIRAANKGEPMLESKVAGKVLSRLRHSGEHALPHESLTKRELEILCLVAEGKTNKEIGEELFITIKTVKTHITNMLSKLDVSDRTQAAVYAHRHHLVK from the coding sequence GTGATTCGAGTATTATTGATTGATGATCATGAAATGGTCAGAATGGGGCTCGCGGCTTTTTTGGAGGCGCAGCCCGATATTGAAGTCATCGGCGAAGCGGCTGATGGCAGCGAAGGCGTGCGGCTTGCTGCTGAACTGTCGCCAGATGTCATTTTAATGGATCTTGTCATGGAGGGCATGGATGGCATTGAAGCCACAAAGCGAATTTGCCGGGAGCTCCCAGATCCGAAAATTATTGTGCTCACGAGCTTCATTGATGATGACAAAGTGTACCCGGTCATTGAAGCGGGCGCGCTCAGCTATCTATTGAAAACCTCAAAAGCGGCGGAAATCGCCGATGCCATCCGCGCCGCAAACAAGGGAGAGCCGATGCTGGAATCAAAAGTGGCGGGGAAAGTATTATCCCGGCTGCGCCACTCAGGTGAACACGCGCTCCCGCATGAATCACTGACAAAACGGGAGCTTGAAATTCTCTGCCTGGTCGCAGAAGGAAAAACAAACAAAGAAATTGGCGAGGAACTGTTTATCACCATTAAAACAGTCAAAACCCATATCACCAATATGTTATCAAAGCTCGATGTCAGCGACAGGACGCAAGCGGCCGTTTACGCGCATCGTCATCACCTCGTAAAATAG
- a CDS encoding Ger(x)C family spore germination protein, whose product MIKSVLIVFVCTLLLTGCWDSRNIEELSLIVGEGLDKPKDKNLELTQQILVPKKISTKEGSSSDPTKLVSTKGETVHQILRTSALKNYPTFSQHLRVILLSKELLDGHTGMDALINQFVRDNGTRRSSYMFVADGKTKDLLKMTDEGNPASNVIYELTENNSVTIRMMDPVTLGEVSAHLTSDDTFAIPHVGKENGKLAITGASIIKDRLWHADLTPGQVQNMNLFTGTVKGGVIDLKHDGYFFSYEVYSSNRKIKTAYKDGTFKFTVTRNIEGRLSEDWNPKEDSFKDSYIKEIENILAKRLHKTVTGFVNTLQKDIKADPTDLGNEVRIHYPHKWKKISTKWDDYFAKAEIEYKVNVVIRDFGTKGASK is encoded by the coding sequence ATGATAAAAAGCGTTCTAATTGTTTTCGTGTGCACCCTTCTGCTTACCGGCTGCTGGGACAGCAGGAACATTGAGGAATTGAGCCTTATCGTCGGTGAAGGTCTGGACAAACCGAAAGATAAGAATTTGGAGCTGACACAGCAAATTCTTGTTCCTAAAAAAATCAGCACGAAAGAAGGCTCATCCTCAGATCCGACTAAACTCGTATCAACAAAGGGGGAAACCGTTCATCAAATACTGAGGACTTCCGCATTGAAAAACTACCCTACTTTTTCTCAGCATTTGCGTGTTATTCTGCTGTCAAAAGAGTTGCTTGACGGTCATACAGGAATGGACGCGCTCATTAATCAATTTGTCAGAGATAATGGTACAAGAAGGAGCTCGTATATGTTTGTCGCTGACGGCAAAACGAAAGATCTGCTGAAGATGACTGATGAGGGAAATCCAGCATCCAATGTCATTTATGAGCTGACAGAGAATAACAGTGTGACGATCAGAATGATGGATCCCGTTACATTAGGAGAGGTCTCAGCACACTTGACCTCTGACGATACTTTTGCTATTCCTCATGTCGGCAAAGAAAACGGCAAACTTGCGATTACCGGGGCATCCATCATCAAAGATCGATTATGGCATGCGGACCTAACACCGGGCCAGGTGCAAAACATGAACTTATTTACCGGTACAGTCAAAGGCGGTGTCATCGACTTGAAGCATGACGGCTACTTTTTTTCTTACGAGGTCTATTCAAGCAATCGAAAGATCAAGACAGCGTACAAAGATGGAACGTTCAAATTCACTGTCACCCGCAACATCGAAGGCCGGCTGTCTGAAGATTGGAACCCGAAAGAAGATTCATTTAAGGATTCATATATTAAAGAAATTGAAAACATCCTCGCTAAAAGGTTACACAAAACAGTCACGGGATTTGTAAACACACTCCAAAAGGATATAAAAGCCGATCCTACCGACTTAGGAAACGAAGTCAGAATCCATTATCCGCACAAGTGGAAAAAGATTTCAACCAAATGGGATGACTATTTTGCAAAGGCTGAAATCGAGTACAAGGTCAATGTGGTGATCAGAGACTTCGGGACAAAAGGAGCGAGCAAATAA
- a CDS encoding spore germination protein, which translates to MSQKQTPLKLNTFQGISIIANTMLGAGLLTLPRALTTKANTPDGWIVLILEGAFFIFFIYLNTLIQKKHHYPSLFEYLREGFGKWIGSIIGLLICCYFIGVASFEARAMAEIVKFFLLERTPIQIIIITFICCGVYLMIGGLSDVSRLFPFYLMVTIIILLIVFGISFKIFDINNLRPVLGEGFAPIANSLTIVSISFLGVEIMLFLPEHMKKRKYTFRYATIGFLIPITLYIITYIIVVGALTVPEVKTLIWPTISLFQSFELKGIFIERFESFLLIVWIIQFFATFVIYGYFAASGLKKTFGLSIKKGLILVGAVTYYFSLWPRDTNQVMMYSDYLGYTFVFLFLLPFILFLIVALKRRLTEK; encoded by the coding sequence ATGAGCCAAAAACAGACTCCACTGAAACTTAATACTTTCCAGGGAATTTCAATTATAGCGAATACGATGCTCGGGGCCGGTCTTTTAACATTGCCGCGAGCGCTGACCACTAAGGCGAATACTCCTGACGGCTGGATCGTGCTGATATTAGAAGGTGCCTTTTTTATCTTTTTTATTTATTTAAATACGCTCATTCAAAAAAAACATCATTACCCTTCTCTGTTTGAGTATTTACGGGAAGGATTTGGGAAATGGATTGGCAGCATCATCGGCCTTTTGATTTGCTGTTATTTTATTGGCGTGGCCAGCTTTGAAGCCCGGGCAATGGCCGAAATCGTTAAATTTTTCTTGTTAGAGAGAACGCCGATTCAAATTATTATTATTACGTTTATCTGCTGCGGGGTTTATTTAATGATCGGCGGCCTGAGTGATGTATCACGGCTGTTTCCGTTTTATTTAATGGTTACGATCATTATTTTGCTGATTGTATTCGGTATCAGCTTTAAAATTTTTGATATCAATAATTTGCGTCCTGTACTAGGCGAGGGCTTCGCTCCGATAGCCAATTCACTTACTATCGTTTCCATCTCCTTTTTAGGGGTGGAAATTATGCTTTTTCTTCCTGAGCATATGAAGAAAAGGAAATATACATTCAGATACGCGACGATTGGATTTCTCATTCCGATTACTTTATATATCATTACGTACATCATTGTTGTCGGAGCTTTGACTGTGCCTGAGGTTAAAACGTTAATCTGGCCCACCATTTCTCTCTTTCAGTCCTTTGAGCTAAAAGGCATATTCATCGAACGGTTTGAATCATTTTTACTGATCGTTTGGATCATTCAATTTTTCGCAACCTTCGTCATTTACGGTTATTTCGCTGCAAGCGGGTTAAAAAAGACGTTTGGCTTATCTATCAAAAAAGGATTGATTCTTGTCGGTGCGGTTACCTATTATTTTTCCCTGTGGCCGCGCGACACCAATCAGGTCATGATGTATAGCGATTACCTCGGATACACTTTCGTCTTTCTGTTTTTACTGCCCTTTATACTGTTTTTGATCGTTGCGCTCAAAAGGAGGCTAACAGAAAAATGA
- the cssS gene encoding secretion stress-responsive two-component system sensor histidine kinase CssS, whose translation MKNKPLSFQIWVVISGILLAISILLLVLFSNTLRDFFTNETYTTIENEQHVLTEYRLPGSIERRYYSEEATAPTTVRSVQHVLLPENEKSSSDKDLSILSSSFIHKVYKLADKQKDEKKRYSADVNGEKVFFVIKKGLSVNGQSAMMLSYALDSYRDDLAYTLFKQLLFIIAVVILLSWIPAIWLAKYLSRPLVSFEKHVKRISEQDWDDPVKVDRKDEIGKLGHTIEEMRQKLVQKDETERTLLQNISHDLKTPVMVIRGYTQSIKDGIFPKGDLENTVDVIEGEALKLEKKIKDLLYLTKLDYLAKQKVQYDMFSIVEVTEEVIERLKWARKELSWEINVAEDILMPGDPEQWNKLLENILENQIRYASAKIEISMKQDDRNIVITIKNDGPHIEDEMLSSLYEPFNKGKKGEFGIGLSIVKRILTLHQASISIENDKTGVTYRIAVPK comes from the coding sequence ATGAAAAACAAGCCGCTCTCGTTTCAAATATGGGTTGTCATATCCGGCATCCTGTTAGCGATATCCATTTTGCTGCTTGTTTTATTTTCAAACACGCTGCGCGATTTCTTCACCAATGAAACGTATACGACGATTGAAAATGAGCAGCATGTTCTGACGGAGTACCGCCTTCCTGGTTCAATTGAAAGGCGCTATTACAGCGAGGAAGCCACGGCGCCGACAACCGTCCGCTCCGTACAGCACGTGCTTTTGCCTGAAAATGAAAAATCTTCTTCAGACAAGGATTTAAGCATTCTGTCGTCTTCGTTTATCCATAAGGTGTACAAGCTGGCCGATAAACAGAAGGACGAAAAGAAACGGTACAGCGCAGACGTCAATGGAGAGAAAGTATTTTTTGTCATCAAAAAGGGGCTTTCCGTCAATGGACAATCAGCTATGATGCTCTCTTACGCGCTTGATTCTTATCGGGACGATTTGGCCTATACCCTATTCAAACAGCTTCTGTTTATTATAGCTGTTGTCATTTTATTAAGCTGGATTCCGGCCATTTGGCTTGCGAAGTATTTATCAAGGCCTCTCGTGTCATTTGAAAAGCACGTCAAACGGATTTCCGAACAGGATTGGGATGACCCAGTGAAAGTGGATCGGAAAGATGAGATCGGCAAATTGGGCCATACCATTGAAGAGATGCGCCAAAAGCTTGTGCAAAAGGACGAAACAGAAAGAACCCTATTGCAAAATATCTCTCACGATTTAAAGACGCCGGTTATGGTCATCAGAGGCTATACGCAATCGATTAAAGATGGGATTTTTCCTAAAGGAGACCTTGAAAATACAGTAGATGTCATTGAAGGCGAAGCCCTTAAGCTGGAGAAAAAAATAAAGGATTTATTATATTTAACGAAGCTGGATTATTTAGCGAAGCAAAAAGTGCAATACGATATGTTCAGTATCGTGGAAGTGACAGAAGAAGTCATTGAAAGACTCAAGTGGGCGCGAAAAGAATTATCGTGGGAAATTAATGTAGCGGAAGACATTCTGATGCCGGGCGATCCGGAGCAATGGAATAAACTTCTCGAGAATATTCTGGAAAATCAAATCCGTTATGCTTCGGCAAAAATAGAAATCAGCATGAAACAAGATGATCGGAATATCGTGATCACCATTAAAAATGACGGTCCGCATATTGAAGATGAGATGCTCTCCAGCCTCTATGAGCCTTTTAATAAGGGGAAGAAAGGCGAATTCGGCATTGGTCTCAGCATCGTAAAACGAATTTTAACTCTTCATCAGGCGTCTATCTCAATTGAAAATGACAAAACGGGTGTAACATACCGAATAGCAGTGCCTAAATAG
- the liaS gene encoding two-component system sensor histidine kinase LiaS: MRKKLLASLQWRAIRMTTGISLFLFACMISFMMVYYRLDPLVLLSSSWFGIPFILILLLISVTVGFASGYMYGNRMKTRVDTLVESILTFENGNFAYRIPPLGDDEIGLAADQLNEMAKRVELQVASLQKLSNERAEWQAQMKKSVISEERQRLARDLHDAVSQQLFAISMMTSAVLEHVKDADGKTVKRIKMVEHMAGEAQNEMRALLLHLRPVTLEGKGLKEGLTELLDEFRKKQTLDIEWDIQDTPISKGVEDHLFRIVQEALSNVFRHSKASKVSVILGLKNNQLRLKVIDNGQGFKMNQVKASSYGLNSMKERASEIGGVAEVISVEGKGTQIEVKVPIFPEEKGENERDSSIID, from the coding sequence ATGAGAAAAAAACTGCTTGCCAGTCTCCAGTGGCGTGCCATCCGTATGACTACGGGTATCAGTCTGTTCCTTTTTGCCTGCATGATCTCCTTTATGATGGTTTATTATCGGCTCGATCCGCTTGTTTTACTGTCGTCAAGCTGGTTTGGAATTCCGTTTATCCTGATATTGCTGCTGATCAGTGTGACGGTTGGCTTTGCCTCAGGGTATATGTACGGCAACCGGATGAAGACAAGGGTTGATACCTTGGTCGAATCGATTTTAACCTTTGAAAACGGCAATTTCGCTTATCGAATACCGCCGCTGGGAGATGATGAAATCGGCCTGGCCGCCGATCAGCTGAATGAAATGGCGAAGCGCGTGGAGCTTCAAGTCGCTTCCTTGCAGAAACTTTCCAATGAACGTGCGGAATGGCAGGCGCAAATGAAGAAGTCAGTCATCTCAGAAGAACGACAGCGATTGGCAAGAGATCTTCATGACGCAGTCAGCCAGCAGCTTTTTGCCATATCGATGATGACATCGGCTGTGTTGGAACACGTCAAAGATGCTGACGGTAAAACAGTCAAGCGGATCAAAATGGTCGAGCATATGGCGGGGGAAGCCCAAAATGAAATGAGGGCCCTGCTGCTCCATTTAAGGCCTGTTACCTTAGAAGGGAAAGGGCTGAAGGAGGGGCTTACGGAGCTTTTGGACGAGTTCCGGAAGAAACAGACGCTTGATATTGAGTGGGATATTCAGGACACCCCGATATCCAAGGGTGTTGAAGACCATTTGTTCAGAATCGTGCAGGAGGCTCTTTCAAATGTATTTAGGCATTCAAAAGCCTCAAAAGTTTCCGTGATTCTCGGCTTAAAGAACAATCAGCTCCGGCTCAAGGTCATTGATAATGGACAAGGCTTTAAAATGAATCAGGTGAAAGCATCCTCATACGGCTTAAACTCTATGAAAGAACGTGCAAGTGAAATCGGCGGGGTCGCCGAAGTGATCTCAGTCGAAGGAAAAGGCACACAAATCGAAGTGAAGGTTCCGATTTTCCCGGAAGAAAAAGGAGAGAACGAACGTGATTCGAGTATTATTGATTGA
- a CDS encoding spore germination protein translates to MEQTEFKEYIHDNLALVLPKLKENDDLVKNKKMLSNGLVFYYLYFSELNDQQQVSESMQTLIKDEETLTLDQVKKRLDQLDARPVKTAEKTVKSILSGNCAVFINGLDHVYILSTGKKKTRSLAEPTTEKVVRGPKVAFVEDLNTNLALIRQRTSHPKLTTKKIMIGKNEMKPAAIMYIEGRAKKSVIKEVKARLKNVQLEDIQDSGTLEEIIEDNKYSPFPQIQNTERPDKVSSALYNGRVAILVDSSPFVLLVPVSLGVLMQSPDDYYERWISASLIRLLRFASIFITLFLSSIYIALVSFHQGLLPTALAVTISANRENVPFPPIFEALLMEVTIELLREAGLRLPNPLGQTIGLVGGVVIGQAAVEANLVSSIMVIVVSVIALSSFTVPQYGMGLSFRVLRFISMFSAAMLGLYGIILFMLVIYTHLTRQTSFGSPYFSPNGFFSLKNTDDSIIRLPIKNKPKEANNPNEPKTDSTET, encoded by the coding sequence TTGGAACAAACAGAGTTTAAGGAATATATACACGATAATTTAGCATTGGTGCTTCCTAAATTAAAAGAAAACGATGATCTCGTAAAAAACAAAAAAATGCTCTCCAACGGGCTTGTTTTTTACTATCTCTATTTTAGTGAACTGAATGATCAGCAGCAGGTTTCAGAATCGATGCAAACCTTAATCAAAGATGAAGAGACCCTCACGCTTGATCAGGTCAAAAAACGTCTTGACCAACTTGACGCAAGACCGGTTAAAACCGCGGAAAAAACGGTCAAGTCTATTCTTAGCGGCAATTGTGCTGTATTTATTAACGGATTGGATCATGTCTATATTCTATCTACAGGAAAGAAAAAAACAAGAAGCCTGGCAGAGCCGACAACTGAAAAAGTGGTTCGCGGACCAAAAGTTGCGTTTGTGGAAGATCTCAATACAAATCTCGCTTTGATCAGACAAAGAACCTCTCATCCGAAATTAACCACTAAAAAAATCATGATCGGCAAAAACGAGATGAAGCCTGCGGCCATTATGTACATTGAAGGCAGAGCAAAAAAGTCCGTCATCAAAGAAGTAAAAGCGCGGCTTAAAAATGTCCAGCTGGAGGATATCCAGGACAGCGGAACGCTTGAGGAGATCATAGAAGATAATAAATATTCGCCGTTTCCGCAGATTCAAAATACGGAAAGACCTGACAAGGTATCGTCTGCCCTATATAACGGCCGGGTGGCCATTTTGGTCGACAGTTCACCATTTGTGCTGCTGGTCCCGGTTTCTCTCGGTGTACTGATGCAATCTCCGGATGACTACTATGAGCGTTGGATCTCAGCATCTCTTATCCGATTGCTGCGTTTCGCTTCTATCTTCATCACCTTGTTTTTGTCATCGATTTATATCGCACTCGTGTCCTTCCACCAAGGGCTGCTGCCGACAGCGCTTGCTGTCACGATTTCGGCAAACAGGGAGAACGTGCCGTTTCCGCCGATATTCGAAGCCCTGCTGATGGAAGTGACGATCGAGCTTCTGAGAGAAGCCGGGCTGCGCCTCCCGAATCCGCTTGGCCAAACGATCGGTCTTGTCGGGGGTGTTGTCATCGGACAGGCGGCTGTAGAGGCGAATCTCGTCAGTTCGATTATGGTCATCGTTGTCAGCGTCATTGCCCTTTCATCATTTACCGTTCCCCAATACGGAATGGGGCTTTCTTTCCGGGTGCTGCGTTTTATTTCGATGTTTTCCGCCGCTATGCTCGGGCTGTACGGGATTATTTTATTTATGCTTGTGATTTATACGCACCTAACGAGACAAACGAGCTTTGGATCTCCGTATTTTTCTCCAAACGGATTCTTCAGTTTGAAAAATACGGATGATTCCATTATCCGTCTCCCAATTAAAAACAAACCAAAAGAGGCGAATAATCCAAATGAGCCAAAAACAGACTCCACTGAAACTTAA
- a CDS encoding TetR/AcrR family transcriptional regulator, whose amino-acid sequence MKEKEKLIIETALKLFAQKGYNSTSVQEIAKACKISKGAFYIYFPSKEALLLSMLNYYYDKTFTRILNIQTKGDSPRTAYRKQLTVLYENILEHKDFIGMQMKEGSLPYTAEVEQCAKKVRQSSLQFHIDSLLNIYGKKAEPYTAELCFLIEGISQIYLECMILLGHTVKPDQLADIMMNRIDDMVQGMSERNDKPFVTLEEASSLFGPLTHGRPDPLTESIVKSLRDKINSLNTNSSLELSESLDILEAEMKKKTPKLVIIKGMIHNLTESETLAKDAEQLKYLLKQQYI is encoded by the coding sequence TTGAAGGAAAAAGAAAAGCTGATTATTGAAACAGCCTTAAAACTATTTGCCCAAAAAGGATACAACTCAACATCAGTTCAGGAAATCGCAAAAGCTTGCAAAATATCTAAAGGCGCTTTTTATATTTATTTTCCTTCGAAAGAAGCGCTTCTTCTGTCTATGCTGAATTACTATTACGATAAAACGTTTACCCGAATTTTAAATATACAAACGAAGGGTGACAGCCCCAGAACAGCTTACCGCAAACAGCTGACCGTGCTCTATGAAAACATCCTTGAACACAAGGATTTTATCGGCATGCAGATGAAGGAGGGTTCTCTGCCTTACACAGCAGAAGTGGAGCAATGCGCAAAAAAAGTCCGCCAGTCCTCACTTCAATTTCATATCGACAGCCTGCTGAACATTTACGGAAAAAAGGCAGAACCGTATACTGCAGAGCTTTGTTTCTTAATAGAGGGCATCAGCCAGATTTATCTGGAATGCATGATCCTGCTCGGCCACACTGTGAAGCCTGACCAATTAGCTGATATCATGATGAATAGAATTGATGATATGGTACAAGGCATGTCTGAACGAAACGATAAGCCTTTCGTCACATTGGAAGAGGCAAGCTCTTTATTTGGGCCTCTTACGCACGGACGGCCTGACCCGCTGACTGAATCGATTGTGAAAAGCCTTCGTGACAAAATTAACAGCTTAAACACAAACTCCTCTCTTGAATTATCGGAGAGCTTGGACATACTTGAAGCAGAAATGAAGAAAAAAACACCGAAGCTGGTGATCATAAAAGGGATGATCCATAATCTGACGGAGTCTGAAACCCTCGCCAAAGATGCGGAGCAGCTTAAATATCTATTAAAACAGCAGTATATTTAG
- the fumC gene encoding class II fumarate hydratase: MEYRIERDTMGEVKVPADKFWGAQTQRSKENFKIGFEKMPMRVVKAFAILKRSTALANKRLGNLDAEKAEAIAAVCDDVLKGKYDDNFPLVVWQTGSGTQSNMNMNEVVANRATALLKEKNSDQTIHPNDDVNRSQSSNDTFPTAMHVAAVLAVYEQLVPALDQLRNTLNEKAKAYNDIVKIGRTHLQDATPLTLGQEISGWVYMLDRSKEMMLEATEKMRALAIGGTAVGTGINAHPEFGELVSEEITKLTGQTFTSSPNKFHALTSHDEITYAHGALKALAADLMKIANDVRWLASGPRCGIGEIVIPENEPGSSIMPGKVNPTQSEALTMIAAQIMGNDATIGFAASQGNFELNVFKPVIIYNFLQSVQLLSDGMNSFHDKCAVGIEPDKETIQENLSNSLMLVTALNPHIGYENAAKIAKLAHKEGLTLKEAALKLELLTEEQFNEMVKPEDMVKPKA, from the coding sequence ATGGAATACAGAATTGAACGAGACACCATGGGAGAAGTAAAAGTTCCTGCTGATAAATTCTGGGGTGCCCAAACACAGCGAAGCAAGGAGAACTTCAAGATCGGTTTTGAAAAAATGCCGATGCGTGTTGTGAAGGCGTTTGCAATATTAAAACGAAGCACAGCGCTCGCGAATAAACGCCTCGGCAATCTGGATGCGGAAAAAGCGGAAGCGATTGCAGCGGTTTGTGATGATGTGCTCAAAGGCAAATATGATGACAACTTCCCGCTTGTCGTATGGCAGACAGGAAGCGGCACACAAAGCAATATGAACATGAATGAAGTGGTAGCCAACCGTGCGACTGCTCTATTAAAAGAAAAGAATTCAGATCAAACGATTCATCCAAATGATGATGTGAACCGCAGCCAAAGCTCCAACGACACATTCCCGACAGCGATGCATGTGGCCGCTGTTTTGGCTGTTTACGAGCAGCTTGTGCCTGCGCTTGACCAGCTTCGCAATACATTGAATGAAAAAGCGAAAGCATACAACGATATTGTCAAAATCGGGCGCACGCACCTTCAGGATGCTACGCCTCTGACGCTCGGACAGGAAATCAGCGGATGGGTTTACATGCTGGATCGTTCGAAGGAAATGATGTTGGAAGCGACAGAAAAAATGCGTGCGCTGGCAATCGGGGGAACGGCTGTCGGAACGGGAATCAACGCTCACCCAGAGTTTGGAGAGCTTGTCTCAGAAGAGATCACAAAACTGACCGGCCAAACGTTCACCAGCTCGCCGAATAAATTCCACGCGCTGACAAGCCATGACGAAATCACTTATGCACATGGCGCATTAAAAGCGCTTGCGGCTGACTTAATGAAAATCGCGAACGATGTCAGATGGCTTGCGAGCGGACCTCGCTGCGGCATCGGGGAGATTGTCATCCCTGAAAATGAACCGGGCAGCTCCATTATGCCTGGTAAAGTCAACCCGACACAAAGTGAAGCATTGACAATGATCGCAGCGCAAATCATGGGGAACGATGCGACAATCGGCTTTGCGGCGAGTCAGGGGAACTTTGAACTGAACGTGTTTAAGCCTGTGATTATTTACAACTTCCTGCAGTCTGTGCAGCTGCTGAGTGACGGCATGAATTCCTTCCATGATAAATGTGCTGTCGGTATTGAGCCTGACAAAGAAACCATTCAGGAAAACCTGTCAAATTCATTAATGCTCGTTACGGCGCTGAATCCGCATATCGGATATGAAAACGCGGCGAAAATCGCCAAGCTCGCCCATAAAGAGGGATTGACGCTGAAAGAAGCGGCTTTGAAGCTTGAATTGCTGACAGAGGAGCAATTTAACGAAATGGTTAAGCCGGAAGATATGGTAAAACCAAAGGCGTAA